The following nucleotide sequence is from Pedobacter sp. PACM 27299.
ACTGAAGAAGGAAAAGAACTGGGCCGCATCACAGAATCACCAAGAGCAACACTGGAAAAAGATATGTTGAGTATCTTCGCGAAAAAATAAAATATGTTTATTGATATAGATATGCCACTGAATTTAGATAAGAGCTGGCTAACCCATTTGGAGCCAGAATTTGACAAAGCCTACATGAAAGCTTTGAAAACATTTTTACTGGAAGAAAAAGGACAGGGTCATGAGATCTATCCTAAGAGCACAGATGTATTTAATGCCTTAAACCATACACCATTTGACCAAGTGAAGGTGGTGATCTTGGGGCAGGATCCTTATCATGGACCAGGCCAGGCACATGGCCTTTCATTTTCCGTGCAAAAGGGAGTCACAGTTCCACCTTCCCTAAAAAATATTTATAAAGAATTGAGTACAGATATTGAGGGGTTCAAAACCCCTGACCATGGAAATTTGACCCAATGGGCAGATCAAGGAGTACTCTTACTAAATGCCACGCTCACAGTTAGGGCAAGAACAGCGGGTTCCCACCAGAAAAGAGGATGGGAAACCTTTACTGACACCATCATTAAAGAATTATCAGCAAAAGGAACCGGATTGATTTTCATACTCTGGGGCGCCTATGCGCAAAAGAAAATTGCCTTGATAGATACAAGTAAACATACCGTGATTACTTCGCCTCACCCCTCTCCTTTTTCAGCTT
It contains:
- the ung gene encoding uracil-DNA glycosylase, with translation MPLNLDKSWLTHLEPEFDKAYMKALKTFLLEEKGQGHEIYPKSTDVFNALNHTPFDQVKVVILGQDPYHGPGQAHGLSFSVQKGVTVPPSLKNIYKELSTDIEGFKTPDHGNLTQWADQGVLLLNATLTVRARTAGSHQKRGWETFTDTIIKELSAKGTGLIFILWGAYAQKKIALIDTSKHTVITSPHPSPFSAYNGFFGSKPFSKTNAQLIKEGKTPINWQIS